The nucleotide window aaaaattgCCTGCTAAAAAGTTTTATAACCCAATTTTAAAACCTAACTAACAAGCCCAAGTGACTAATAAACAATATTATAACCCAATTGGCAATTGTGGGAAACAAAACGTCGCACCAGACTTGGGAAGGGAAACATTCACGTTCGTTTATCATCATCTCAATTCTCACATTAGACGACTTGGGGATTCATCAAGACATCAGTCATCATCATCGCAACAGCAGGGGAGAAGGGGATCATAATCATCGCAACAGGAGATCATCATCGACATCGCAGCAggggatcatcatcatcatcatcatcatcgcagTAGACCAGCAGACTTGGAGGTATAAACTGTCAAACTGATTTCATATGTCTTATTGTGTGATTCTGATTGATTTCATATGTTGAGGTATAAATGTTTTTATGATTTCATATACTATAAAACTTTGTTTgatgtttaaatgtttaatacTTTAAATGTATTAGTATTAGACTTCGTGTGATTGAATGAATGTTTTTGGTTAATATTTAGAAATTATGCCTCCAATTCCTAAATACAAACACCTATTCGGACATCAAAAACGTAAGAAGAGGAAGCtagaggaaaagaaaagaaaggcgTACGAAGTAAAACAAAACCGAATAAACAAGTTTGTTTCAAAAGAAACTCAAAATTCTAGTTCTAACTTGGGTGACGATAATGTGGGTGAAGACAATGTGAACGTAGATGAAGAAGCTAATATGGGCGAAGTCAATATGAACGTAGGTGAAGACAATGTGAACGTAGGTGAAGATAATGTTAATGCTACCGTAGATGAAGAAGCTACTATGTGTGAAGATGATGTTAATTCGGTTCCGGATATTGATATTTTTGATCCTAGAAATTGGGGTGGGCTTAGTATTGACATGATTAAAGAGTGGGTTACGAAAGGTCGAAAAAGAGATATGGATGTTGTTAAGGGCCCCGTGGATAAATTTGGAAGACATTTTTCTAATACCATGCACATTAGAATTCTATTAAACGGGGAGACGTGTGATAGAGAATGGCTAGTGTATTCGAAAAAACTAGACAAACTCTATTGTTTTTGTTGTAAATTTCTTAGAACGGGGCATCCGAAAGGTGGGTTGGATGATGAAGGTTATAAGGATTGGAGACATGCTAGTGGTAGACTTAAAGAACATGAAGTTGGTTTAGAACATTTCAAGAATATGAATGAATGGTTTGaattgcaccaaaggttgaaatGGAAAGAAACAATTGCCAAAGTGGTATATGAgcaatttaaaaaagaaaaagattatTGGAAACAAGTCATTTTATGGATTGTTGCACTTGTGAAATTTCTTGCAAAATATGGCTTAGTGTTTCGTGGGTCAAATGAAAAGTTGTATAAAAAaggcaatgaaaactttttgggTTTGGTTGATATGTTGGAAGAGTTTGACCCGATTATGAAAGAACATGTGCGCCGTGTTTTGAATGAAGAGTGCCATGTACACTTTCTTGGCCACAATATTCAATACGAGTTGATACAATTATTAAGGGATAAAGTTAGAACCAAAATCATCAAGAAGGTTAAGCAAGCAAAGTATTACTCCATCATCCTCGATTGCATGCCTGATATAAGTCACCAAGAGCAAATGTCCATAATTGTGAGGTATGTGAATTTTAACTCTATTTCTTTGACCGTTGAGGAatcgtttttaggttttttggttgtTGATGATACCACGGGTTTAGGACTTTTAGAAGTAACATGTAAGGAATTAGAGTCTCTTGGTCTTGATATTGATGATATGCGTGGTCAAGGCTACAATAATAGGGCAAACATGAGAGGAAAAAACAAAGGAGTTCAAACTagattttaagaaaaaaaaaaattcctaaaGCTTTCTATAGTGCTTGTGGTTGCCATAGTCTAAATCTAGCATTGTGTGACATGGCTAACACAATTACTATGTCTAAAGAATTTTTTGGAACAATACAACGGTTATATACTATCTTTGCCCATTCTATTAATAGGTAGCAAATTTTGAAAGACAATGTTAAAGGATTAACTCTTAAATCATTGTTTACAACTCATTGGGAAAGTCGTATAGATAGTATTAAGCCTATAGGAACTCAACTTGGAGATGTAAAAAAAGCTTTGCGAGAAGTTAAGGAGATGGATAGAGATGCTAAAATCATAAGTAAAGCTAAATCATTAGAAGAGTATTGTCGCAACCCCCGGCCCCTATCTCttggaacgggcggccgcgaaccagtatcagtggtatcggtgtttatcaatttggcagcggactgtatatcaggaccgtagttaggaaatattttatcagagtaaaacaccacatttttctaataataaatacatgggaaattcccaagttttcattacaaacatatttctatggataaaccctaatttattgaaataaaacatcgtctttgtttaggtaacttttatagccacttttccaagccttcagcgctgtccagctggcttctaattggctttcacattttgttacctgaaacgcgtttaaaaacattttatcagcaagaaatactggcgagtgaatcgcaatttaatcaaaacaggttttatcataTTACAGCATTGAGAGCAATCCAGCAAttatatttgtttatatctactttaattaccacccacggtattgtcaatcctgactggtggtaatgttactactcacattgtagtaacaaattttgtatacaaaaccccaacataccgacgataattgtagaattacaaatactcaatcactgtgaaatataatttaaacatttgaagttttgtaaaaacagtttacaaaaaggtttcacaaaaaggagattactcacattgctagtttaggtatttccttgtgacgtcctggttataatctattacttaaaacaatgcacacgtgttagtataataacccaatttacattaatTATACCCTCCCTGAGACAgtactccaacgactgagtcaggcagagcctcaaCATGCGTTAcagagcactagatcaatcgggcagcgtatctagtacgtaaccgggggttatgatacttacatcgaggcagagcttcgctattttAGTGGGTATAACACCCGGGAATTATAATTGCTATTCAGAATTGAGAGAGAGATTCGATTTGTGAGATTTATGAACTGAGCCGATCTTCTCTATTTATATGGCCTGACAGGAGGTTTCTTGCGGCCCGCGAGAGAGATCAAGGGgtttctcgcgccccgcgagctaGGTAGGGTAGGGCGTAGCTTGGATCAGTCACAAGTATAGGTTCGACGAGTGGCAGGACACGTGGCAGCTCAGGGTGCAGCCTGGTGTCATGgaggtcgcggcccgcgacagcctTTCTTGGCTCTATCACGCCCTGCGAGCGagtatatatatttgtttttatttaatttttattaaattaaaggtatttagggttgtttttcgtatacggggtgtattttaagacgtaTGGGACATGTTTAAGGGTTTCaggagagttgttatatcctccccaccttgttttaaaactcgtcctcgaggtctactggaacaggtgtggatatttcctctgcatctctgattcaagctcccaagtgtattctgtgTGGCAGAGTGAATGCCCAAAAAATTGAGTTTTATTCCTATTGCTAGTTCAGTTGTGGCAGGCTGAATGGTGTCTTTGGAACCCTACTTGAGTTTCATGGTGAATTCTATACCGGGTTCAATAGGGCTACCCATTGAGTGAGTCGAGTGGTGTATTTTGTATCCCAAAGTAGTTGCATAAACATTATTTCTCAAATTCATATCGGAGGTTTCCGTTGTAGGCTATTGTATATCAAAAGTGCTTTTATGGAGTTTTCTCTTCCAACGCCTCATTCATTCCATAAAACATGCAACACATTTGATCATTATCATCCAAGAGCATATTAACATATAAGTACTCCGAACTAAACAAAAGACGAGAATGTTTCACTCTTAACAAGTTGTTCAACACAAAAATGTTGTTAGTGTTCTAAAAAAGGTTGTTAACTTGGAGGTGTAACTACAACAgagttagagcattcacatcctatcTATCATTTTCATCtctataattattatatatttaaaagaACAAGTGCTTAGCTAAATTCAACTTTCGAACCTTTTGTTTTTGGCCACAAAGATTCTATGTTTTTTAAATCTGACCACTATAGGTTTCCTTTCTTTGAGTTTTGAATTTGGCCACCAAACTTTGGATGGTGGTCAAAATTAGTTCCTTTAGTTTTggctttttttgtcttttagtaAAAGGGTATCCTCAAGTAGTCAAGTTTTAAAGTTATCACTTTTGCCCCCCGTTCCACAATATCTCTTTGACCCTCTCGACATTTTAACACGTGTCTGCATAAGTTCGAATTCGTCTACCTTTACATTACGTGAATCACTTAAATTCAtggttttttatgtttttttttctagatTTTGGTCCGGATGCTACAACGCAGCGAGGTGAATTCTCGTTTCACTAAAAATTACTACGTTTCTCTCTTTTTAGTAAAATAATACTTTTTTTAcatttatcattaccttttccctcctctactcacaaacacATTCTAAAATtctaaaagtattaaaaaattataggagTGAACATTGTTTTTTCATATTTacatacagatgaacagtaacattttctatCTCATCTACTCACAACCCCTCATAACTAATATTTATAATATGAAGGACCCTCTGACAGAATTTGATGGACGGGATGTAAATGCTCTTACATTATAATGAAAATTTGTTGTGCTTGATAGTTGTCTTATCTTCTAACAATATATTATATAGAATTAACAAAAATAATACAAATTAAGAGACATTCTTTGCATATCTATGTATTCGGTAGTGTAAATCAAATATCAAGTTCATATATCACGTTTATAAGAAATTTTCTTATACGGTTTTGGTTTAATAAATTTATGTATAGTTAGACAAGTTATAAAAACTAGTTGTGTGGCCAATGTATAGAAGAAACATACATTGGATCCTAACAAATATAAAAACTAGTTGTGTGGCCAGTGTATAGTTAAACAAGTTGTAAAAACTAGTTGTGTGTTATACGTGGTTGAATCAATttaatattaaatagttattaataaGTAGAAAAATAAAAGAAAGAGTTAAGAAAAGAGATATTAAATATATAAGagataagaaaaaaaaataattatatagcAATAATCATtgaaattattattaataaataaccCGTTATATTAATCAATATATTGATTGACAAAACGATCCATTTGTATTAATTAAATGGATAGATTATTCAGATGTTTCTTAGCTAAAAGAACACACAAAAATATGTAGGAATAATATATGTCATGTAAATAAGTGAGGATGAgaggaattaaaaaaaaaacgatggAGAACAATGAAAATCGAATGTAttgatattttatttatataatttaaagaTAATTTTTTGTGAAATGaatagattatttttatatatctttGAATTTTAGTATATAATGGatatttttaattataaaaaataagtATTTATGATTAAGTAT belongs to Helianthus annuus cultivar XRQ/B chromosome 5, HanXRQr2.0-SUNRISE, whole genome shotgun sequence and includes:
- the LOC110943700 gene encoding zinc finger MYM-type protein 1-like, with the translated sequence MPPIPKYKHLFGHQKRKKRKLEEKKRKAYEVKQNRINKFVSKETQNSSSNLGDDNVGEDNVNVDEEANMGEVNMNVGEDNVNVGEDNVNATVDEEATMCEDDVNSVPDIDIFDPRNWGGLSIDMIKEWVTKGRKRDMDVVKGPVDKFGRHFSNTMHIRILLNGETCDREWLVYSKKLDKLYCFCCKFLRTGHPKGGLDDEGYKDWRHASGRLKEHEVGLEHFKNMNEWFELHQRLKWKETIAKVVYEQFKKEKDYWKQVILWIVALVKFLAKYGLVFRGSNEKLYKKGNENFLGLVDMLEEFDPIMKEHVRRVLNEECHVHFLGHNIQYELIQLLRDKVRTKIIKKVKQAKYYSIILDCMPDISHQEQMSIIVRYVNFNSISLTVEESFLGFLVVDDTTGLGLLEVTCKELESLGLDIDDMRGQGYNNRANMRGKNKGVQTRF